The nucleotide sequence CCAATAAAAACAGAGCAAGGCTGCGCGGGCCATGAGCACCGAGCACAAGAGTCTTTTCAATGTCAGCCGTTCGGCTAGGGCCCGTTGTGAGCGAAATCATGGACGGCAGATGCTCAGGCCCATACTTCAGCTGCAAGTTGCGTAGGGCATCCCCAATGTCGGCTACCACCTGCGAAGTGCGTGCCAGCACGAGATGTTGATCGGGGTAGATACTAAGCCGGCGTCCACTGCTCGTAGCGGCCGAAACCAGGACGCTACCCGTACGGGCTATCAACGCCTCACATGAAGTCAGGCCAGCATCAGCTTGGGCCACGAAGTCGCTTTCGTCTTTATGAAAGACAAGCCCCCCTGTGTGTAGTAGCTTTTTTATTTCTGGCTCCCATACATAGAGGTTTTCTAGTTGCTTCTCCTTCTTGTATGTGAAGAGCTGATCGTAGAAATGCTCTTCCGACTCACAGAAGTATAGCTGCCCCCCTACTCGCACAAAGCTTTCGGCAAAAGCAACGGCAAGGTCGCCGCTACCAGGCGGGTGCAAGGGTGCAGTGAAATCGGGCGCGGGCTTAGGCGGAGTAGGCTGCTGGAGCGATTCGCGGATGCGGCGCAAAATGATGTCGCGGGACGATTCGGGCATACTTCAAAGGTAATAAGACCAATCATAGTAGTTGTCACGTCTGCTGCTATAACTGCAAAAGCGACAAGCAATGCTTGGATTATATATGCTGTACGCCCTTGCGTTCCTGTGCATCAAGCGCTACTCCCTCCTCTTTTTTAGATGTGCTACCTACAAAGCAACACACATAGACCTATCAAAATAGTCTTAAAGCATCAATTTGTTTGACGCATGCTTACCTTATTATAATACAGCAATCTTTGTTTTTATCATAATGATTTATGTCCTATATTTCCTTAACGATTAAAGCACATACATTTGGTTTTAATCGTTAAATTTACGCTCCAAAGAAACAGGTCATGGAGAAAAAATACAAAATTATAGAAGCAATATCTACGATTGAGGATTTTCGCCATATTGCTATAAAAGGCTTTGCTTTACTAGCTTTCATTATACTAAGTATTAGTTCTTATGCTCAATCCATAGATACTACGCTAGTGAATGGCATGCGCAACATTTCACTGGAAAATGTGGATGTGGCCCCATCAGTCGTTGATACTAAAAGTTGGTTATTGCTCAATCCTGACATTCAAATGGAATTGGATGGCGCTGTACACAACTTATACAACTCCAAGCACGACCAGGCGGAAAAGCAGTTCCGTTCGTTACGCCGCCGCTATCCGCAACACCCCATGCCTTATTTCCTGATGGGACTAAGCGCGTGGTGGAAGATTATGCCAAGCAACGTTACCAACACCATTTACGACAAGAGCTTTTTTGCCTACATGGACACTGCCATCACCAAAGGTGAGCGGCTCTATGACCTCGACAACAAAAACTACGAAGCCTGTTTTTTTCTTGCGGCGGCTTACGGTTTCGACGCCCGTCTGCACGCTGAGCGCCACGACCTGCGCAAAGCAACTATCAGCAGCAAACGTGCCCTCGATTACTTAGACAAAAGCAAAGAAGCGAATGGTTTGAGCCCAGAGTTTCTACTCGGACAAGGGCTATTTAATTATTACGCTGCCTGGATTTCGGAAGAACATCCGTGGTTACGCCCCATCCTGCTACTGTTTCCAAAGGGTAACCGGCAGCTTGGGATGCAGCAGATCAAGAATGTGGCCGACAACGGCATGTATGCGGGTCCTGAAGCTAAGTTCTTCTTGATGAAGATTCTGGGGAGCGAGCGGGAAAACAAGTCTGCTGATGCATTGGTGGTAGCCCGGCAGTTGGCCACTACCTACCCCGACAATGGCTATTTTCAGCGCTACTACGCCATGATGTGCTTCAACAACGGGGAGCACCGCCGCTGTGAGCAAGTAAGCCTCGATATTCTGGACAAGTTGAACCGGGGAATGCCTGGCTATGAAGGTTTCAGTGGCCGCTATGCCACCTATTATTTGGGCTGGCTAAATCAGAACAAGTACAAGAATTCCACCAAAGCCAAAGACTACTTCCAACGTTGTGTGGTGTTTTCAGAAGCTACCGGCCAGACTGGGGTTGGCTATTACGTGCACGCCAACTACAACCTCGCCAAAATAGCTGATGAAGAGAATAACGTTGGAGCAGCGCGGCGCTACTATCAAGTAGTGGTAGAAAAGGCAGAGCGCAAGTCTGATATCTATCTGGAAGCCAAAGATTATCTTAGGACCCGCAAAGTGATGAAAGCCGATATACGGCAGCAACAGGGGCCTTCCTACACTTCTGAATACAAGCCTTCTAAGAAGACATCCGCAAAAAGCCGGCTGTCTTCTCTGGACGTAAAAGCAAACTAATACTCAACTAACTTCTTTTTAGCGCGGGTATTTGAGCTGTTGGAACAGTTTCGGTGTCCACGTTTTGCGTTCACTGTCTTTAAGTGGAAAACTCAACCCAATACTTCAAGACAGTGTGGCTTTCATTTTACACAAGCATAGTAACTGGATTGTAGGTAGCCAAACAGCGTAATTGACAACGAGAGTAAGTTAGATCAAGGCAATAAACTAAAAAAGCCAGCCTATACGGGCTGGCTTTTTTAGTTTACTGTTTATCGAATATTATATCGGGGTTACTACGCTACCGCCAGAACCAGCAGAAGAACCGCTATTATTAGGCAAGTCAGCATCGATACCAGGCAAATTCAAGTCAGGCAAGTCGTCGCTAAGGGGCACCCCATTAGAATGCTCCTGCTTCCGCTCACTTAATGTCTCGCTACGGTCGGTACCGGCCATGTGGGCTTGGTAGTTGGTTTGCACGCCATGTGGCCGCTTGCCTACCAAACGCTCTAAATCATCCTGAAGCAGCACTTCCTTGTCAAGCAACTCTTTGGCTACTACTTCCAGTTCGTGCCGACGTTCAGTCAACAACTCTTTGGTGCGGATGTATGCATTTTCAATGATGTTGCGCACTTCCTCGTCTATCATCTGCGAGGTAGACTCGGAGTAAGGCTTCGAGAACCCGTACTCGTTTTGTCCCTTCGAGTCATAATAAGAGACGTTCCCCAGCTTGGAGTTCATCCCATACATCGTCACGATAGAGTACGCCATTTTGGTGATGCGCTCTAAGTCAGACAACGCACCGGTTGAGATTTTGCCGAACACAATATCCTCGGCGGCACGTCCACCCAAGGTCATGCACATCTCGTCAGTGAGCTGCTCGGTGTTGTATAGGAACTGCTCACGAGGCAAGTACTGAGCATACCCCAGCGCAGCTACCCCACGAGGTACAATGCTCACTTTCACCAACGGATCAGCATGCTCCAGGAACCAACCCGCAATAGCGTGGCCAGCTTCGTGGTAGGCTACGATGCGCTTCTCATCGGGGCTGATAATCTTATTCTTCTTCTCCAGACCTCCAATAACGCGGTCAACAGCGTCGGTGAAGTCCTGCATGGTAATCATCTTCTTGTCGCGACGGGCAGCAATAAGGGCAGCTTCGTTGCAGACGTTGGCAATTTCAGCCCCAGCAAAGCCAGGAGTCTGGGCTGCCAAACGACGGGCCTCTACGTCGGGGCCTAGCGTTAGGGGCTTCAAGTGCACCTGGAAAATCTCGGTGCGGCCATTGATGTCTGGCTTATCAATGCTGATCTGGCGGTCAAAACGGCCGGGGCGCAGCAGCGCTGAGTCGAGCGTATCGGGGCGGTTAGTAGCAGCAAGGATGATGACACCAGAGTCAGTACCGAAACCGTCCATTTCGACCAGCAGCGAATTGAGCGTGTTTTCGCGCTCATCGTTGCCGCCGGGCATGTTGCCACGCGAACGGCTACGGCCTACGGCGTCAATTTCGTCGATAAAGATAATGCAGGGAGCTTTCGACTTGGCTTGCTTAAACAAGTCACGTACCCGAGCAGCACCGACACCCACGAACATCTCAACGAAGTCGGAACCCGAAAGCGAGAAGAATGGCACGTCTGCTTCGCCAGCTACAGCTTTAGCCAACAGGGTTTTACCGGTACCAGGAGGGCCAACCAGCAAGGCACCTTTCGGGATTTTACCGCCCAAAATGGTGAACTTCGAAGGGTTCTTGAGAAACTCTACAATTTCTTGTACTTCCTCTTTGGCCTCTTCCAAACCGGCCACATCCTTGAACGTGATTTTCACCTTGTCGCCACCTTCAAATAGTGCGGCACGGCTTTTCCCGATGTTGAATATCTGACCACCGGCCCCAGCGCCACCGCTCATGCGGCGCATCAAGAACCAAAAGCCTACGAATAACAGGATAGTGAAACCCCACGTAGTTACCAGGTCGCCATAGCCAGTACGCGTATCGAACGTGATGCCGATGCGCTGCTCTAATGGAACGTTAGCTTGCAGCTTCTCGAAGTCTTCCTTAAAAGTTTTTCCGTCAACTACTCGGAAGCTGAACTGCGGGCTTGCCTCGAAGGTAAGAGGCCCACGACGGCTCAGAAGAGCCTTGTATTTGTCGGTTCGGACGGCCTCGTTCTTCAACGACACCTCCACTACCGACCGATCGGTGAGCAAGCGTACATCCCGCACGTCGCCGGCGGTATACATTTGCTCGAATTTCTGCTGATTTATCTCTACTGTGTTGCCGCTCTGGTTGAAGAACAGCCAGGCGCACAGAAATAAAACCAGCCCGGCGAGCAGCCAGAGTTGCATGCCAGGTTTTGGGGCCGGGCTAGGCAACATAGGCTTCTTTTTTTTGGGCGTGTTATCTGACATGAAACTAAGATTGGCTAAGGCAAAAGATCAAAGGCGGAACACCCCGCCAGTGTGTTTGTTCCCGCTAACAGACGGAAACCAGCACACTTTACTTTAATGAACTGAAAACAGTCTCTTCTTCGATGTGCTGAATTTCGGCATCACCCCATAGCTCTTCCAGTGCGTAGAACTGCCGCCGGTCGCGCAGGAATACGTGGACTACTACATCCACATAGTCGAGCAGTACCCACTCGCGGTTCATACGACCTTCGGTTTGCCAAGGGCTCTGACCAGTAAGTTTCTCTACTTCTTCCTCCACCGAACGCGCAATGGCATCGATTTGGGTATCTGATGAAGCCGAGCAGATAATAAAATAATCCGATACGGCATTTTTAAGCTCCTTGAGGTTCATCACAACGATATCCAGGCCTTTTTTCTCCTGCATACCGCGTACTACTACATCTGCCAACTTGTCCGAATCCTGTTGAACCAGGGTACTTTTCATGGGGTATTGTTAGGTTTGATCATCACAAAGTACGAAAAACACGTGGAGGCTATTATCCCCCAAACGCTATTCACGGGCCGCCAAGTGGTTTCGTTGCCCGAATGCGCTTCAACCAACAGTGAAGCGCAAGCTCTTATTCACAGAAACCGCGCCACCGACGGCTGCGTGGTAATAACCGACAAACAGACCGCCGGACGCGGCCAGCGTGGCAACCGTTGGGAGGCTGCGCCCGGCGAAAACCTGACAATGTCGGTGGTTTGGCGCCCCACCTTCTTGCCAGCGCCCGACCAGTTTCAACTCAGCCAAGCAGTAGCATTAGCAGTGCACGACTGGGCGACGACGCTTCTTGGCCCCGACCCCGCGCTTCGGGTGAAGTGGCCAAACGATATTTTTTTCGGGAACCGCAAGCTAGGTGGTATC is from Hymenobacter tibetensis and encodes:
- a CDS encoding LutC/YkgG family protein, whose translation is MPESSRDIILRRIRESLQQPTPPKPAPDFTAPLHPPGSGDLAVAFAESFVRVGGQLYFCESEEHFYDQLFTYKKEKQLENLYVWEPEIKKLLHTGGLVFHKDESDFVAQADAGLTSCEALIARTGSVLVSAATSSGRRLSIYPDQHLVLARTSQVVADIGDALRNLQLKYGPEHLPSMISLTTGPSRTADIEKTLVLGAHGPRSLALFLLDDETAATPA
- the rsfS gene encoding ribosome silencing factor, with translation MKSTLVQQDSDKLADVVVRGMQEKKGLDIVVMNLKELKNAVSDYFIICSASSDTQIDAIARSVEEEVEKLTGQSPWQTEGRMNREWVLLDYVDVVVHVFLRDRRQFYALEELWGDAEIQHIEEETVFSSLK
- the ftsH gene encoding ATP-dependent zinc metalloprotease FtsH, translating into MSDNTPKKKKPMLPSPAPKPGMQLWLLAGLVLFLCAWLFFNQSGNTVEINQQKFEQMYTAGDVRDVRLLTDRSVVEVSLKNEAVRTDKYKALLSRRGPLTFEASPQFSFRVVDGKTFKEDFEKLQANVPLEQRIGITFDTRTGYGDLVTTWGFTILLFVGFWFLMRRMSGGAGAGGQIFNIGKSRAALFEGGDKVKITFKDVAGLEEAKEEVQEIVEFLKNPSKFTILGGKIPKGALLVGPPGTGKTLLAKAVAGEADVPFFSLSGSDFVEMFVGVGAARVRDLFKQAKSKAPCIIFIDEIDAVGRSRSRGNMPGGNDERENTLNSLLVEMDGFGTDSGVIILAATNRPDTLDSALLRPGRFDRQISIDKPDINGRTEIFQVHLKPLTLGPDVEARRLAAQTPGFAGAEIANVCNEAALIAARRDKKMITMQDFTDAVDRVIGGLEKKNKIISPDEKRIVAYHEAGHAIAGWFLEHADPLVKVSIVPRGVAALGYAQYLPREQFLYNTEQLTDEMCMTLGGRAAEDIVFGKISTGALSDLERITKMAYSIVTMYGMNSKLGNVSYYDSKGQNEYGFSKPYSESTSQMIDEEVRNIIENAYIRTKELLTERRHELEVVAKELLDKEVLLQDDLERLVGKRPHGVQTNYQAHMAGTDRSETLSERKQEHSNGVPLSDDLPDLNLPGIDADLPNNSGSSAGSGGSVVTPI
- a CDS encoding tol-pal system protein YbgF — protein: MRNISLENVDVAPSVVDTKSWLLLNPDIQMELDGAVHNLYNSKHDQAEKQFRSLRRRYPQHPMPYFLMGLSAWWKIMPSNVTNTIYDKSFFAYMDTAITKGERLYDLDNKNYEACFFLAAAYGFDARLHAERHDLRKATISSKRALDYLDKSKEANGLSPEFLLGQGLFNYYAAWISEEHPWLRPILLLFPKGNRQLGMQQIKNVADNGMYAGPEAKFFLMKILGSERENKSADALVVARQLATTYPDNGYFQRYYAMMCFNNGEHRRCEQVSLDILDKLNRGMPGYEGFSGRYATYYLGWLNQNKYKNSTKAKDYFQRCVVFSEATGQTGVGYYVHANYNLAKIADEENNVGAARRYYQVVVEKAERKSDIYLEAKDYLRTRKVMKADIRQQQGPSYTSEYKPSKKTSAKSRLSSLDVKAN
- a CDS encoding biotin--[acetyl-CoA-carboxylase] ligase, with translation MIITKYEKHVEAIIPQTLFTGRQVVSLPECASTNSEAQALIHRNRATDGCVVITDKQTAGRGQRGNRWEAAPGENLTMSVVWRPTFLPAPDQFQLSQAVALAVHDWATTLLGPDPALRVKWPNDIFFGNRKLGGILIENTLSGTMIQHSVVGIGMNINQREFQVPTATSLAALTGRAYDLPILASRLLEHLERRYLQLRAGGLGVLRQNYRQVLYRYREPHLYEVDNHQVTGEIVDVDEAGRLALSISGQLRHFDLKEIKYII